The nucleotide window CTTCTCCTGTATCTATCAAGATAGTCCGGTCATCTTTTTTGATGAGCATTACATTAATAGGAGCCTCATAATAAGATTCCGATAAATAAAGATTCCGGAGTTCGGTTTTTACAAGATGTTGAGGGATGCCGGGTGCTAAGATAGGCTGATGGTATCCAATACCAAAATATCCGTCAGAAAGTATAAAAATATCCAGTTCATTGCATGGAATATGTATGAATCCATGGTCATTCTTCAGTTTTTGATCCATATTAAAATGAATTGTGTTTTGCTTTTCACAAATGTAGAGATTATTGACCTCACTACAGAGGAGTAAGGAATAATTTTATTTTGTAAATATTTAATTTGTTGAAATTCAGATGTTTGATTTTGTTTCTTTTAGAATATCAATTCCGGAATGTGGTATATGATAATAATTATGTAACGCATAGGTAAAATTATTATGTTAAGTTTGGTTGCCATATTATCAAAAATATTACATTATGAAAATCAAATTTTTAAATACCGAATAGAAATTTGCATTGAATTGCCGAAGAATATCCACAATATATTCTTTCTTTTTTCCGAATGTCATAAATAACGTTTGAACGCTGTTTACGTTCTGCTCACTGAGTAGATCGCTTAAGACTCTGTATCATTTATTGCAACTATAATGAAGACACATTTAGTACATAAACTGTGGTTATACCTTATACCCGGTTGTGTCCTTATTTCATTTTCATTTAAAATTACTTTACAGAGGATGAAAGCTATTGATTATTAATTTTTAAGCCAATCAAAATTTATTACCATGTCAAACACAATTCCCTCATCAGAAGCCCAATCAATAGGTTCGGCTGTATTACTGTCATCAGAAGACAGAGAAAAACTTTTAAACGGATTCAATAAAACCGGCTGGGATTATCATCATGAAGAAACATTGGAATCCCTTTTCCGGAAACAGGCAATCCTTCATGCAGATAAAACAGCTGCTGTATATCAGGAGCAGAAAATTACCTACAGGGATCTGGACCAGAGAAGCAACCAGGTAGCTAACTTCTTATTAAAAAAGGGTGTTAAAGAAGGACAATATGTTCCTGTCTGGCTCGACCGTTCTTTAGAATGGATTGTTGCAGTTCTTGGTGTTATTAAAACGGGAGCTGCGTATGTTCCTATTGATCCATCTTACCCGGCGAAAAGAGTAGAATATATTCTTTCCGACACTTCTTCAGATCTTATTATTACCAATCAAAGCTTTAAAGATCTCTTATCTGAATCCGGAAAAGAAAAAGTATTTGATCTGACCAGCATGGAAAACCTCGATCATTTACCTTCACATTATCCTGAGATTAAAATTCAACAGAAAGACCTTGCCTATACAATTTATACATCAGGATCAACCGGAAATCCGAAAGGAGTAATGATAAGCCACCAGGCTATACAGCATCTGGTAACATGGCATAACCATCATTTTCATGTGGATCACAGTTCAAGACTAACTCTTGTTGCAGGATTGGCATTTGATATCTCAGTATGGGAAGTCTGGTCGGCGCTTACTTCAGGAGCAACCGTTTTTATTGCAGATAATGAGGATAGAACAGAGGCTCAGGCATTGGTAGATTATTATAGAAAAAATCATATTACCCATGGTTTTGTACCTACGGTTCTTGCTCCTTCTGTAGTAGATCTTACCCGGAATTATAATGACCTCAAATTAAAATATCTCTTTACAGCAGGAGAAAAGCTGAAGCCGGTGCTTACTACGGAATTAAGCTATGAACTAATAGATTATTACGGTCCTACCGAATGTACCGTATATGCTACCTTCAAAAAAGTGAAGGATATCAACGGGAAATATGTTTCCTCTATTGGCAGGCCCATTGCCAATGCAAAAGCATATATTCTGGGAGAAAATATGGAATTGCTGCCGGTAGGAGCTGTCGGAGAATTATGTATTGGCGGAACCCTTTTAGCAGAAGGCTACCTTAATAATGAAGAACTTACTCATTCCAAGTTTATTACCAACCCGTTCAGGGAAACAGAAAAGCTTTATCGTACAGGAGATCTGGCCAGATGGAAACCGGATGGTGAGATTGAATTTCTGGGAAGGATTGATAATCAGGTGAAAATTCGCGGATTCAGGATTGAATTGGGAGAAATAGAACGTTCACTGATCCGCCAGAAAGAGATCAAGGAAGCTGTGGTCATTGGAAAGGAAACAGAAGGAAGCACCAAATACCTGATTGCTTTTGTTGTATTAAAACCAGATGTAACAACAGATATTTCTTCAGTACGCAATGCATTGAAGGAAGAGCTTCCAGGTTATATGATTCCTGCCCAGATTATTTTTATAGATGCCATTCCGTTAACAGCCAATGGAAAAACAGATACCAATGCATTAAAGGAACTGGCTGATCAGGAAGCAAAAGACGTAATTTCATCTGAACCGCCAACCAATGAAACTGAAAGGATTATTGTAGATGTCTGGTCTTCTGCATTGGAACGCCCTGTTATCAATATTACAGATAACTTTTTTGACATCGGAGGGAACTCCCTGTTGGTAGCAGCCGTTGCTGTTACTTTACAAAGGAAACTTGATGTAAAGGTTTATCTGCGGGATATCTATCAGTATCCGGTATTACAGCAGCTGTCAGAAGTTCTTATAGCCAGATCCAGAGAAATGAGAGACACCGTTCCGGCAGAAGATGTAGAGCCTTATGTTGAATTACAGAACGATGTTTATCTGGCTCCCGGAACTGTCTTTGCGGGAGGATTTGATCCGGGGCAGATAGAAAACCCCGGAACAATATTTTTGACCGGAGTTACAGGATTTGTAGGAATCCATCTTTTGCAGGAGCTTCTGGATACTACAGAAGCAGATATTTATTGTCTTGTGAGAGCCCAGGATGAATTTGCTGCAATGGAAAAGATTGGAAGATGTTTTAAACAATACAATATTCCTTATAAAGAAGAACAGAGACCGAGAATTATTCCTGTGATAGGAGATCTTGCATTACCCTCTTTAGGATTGTCTGAAGAAATATTCACCAGGCTGGCAAAACAGGTTGATTTGATCTACCATTCCGGTAGTTCAGTAAACTTCATTGAACCTTATTCCTATATGAAAGCCCCGAATGTAGAAGGATTAAGAGAAATCATAAAGCTGGCAGGAGCAGAAAGAACGTCATGTCTTGCTTTGTTATCCACAATCTCAGTATATAGCTGGGGACATATATTTACAGGAAAAACAGTAATGCTCGAATCTGATGATATTGAGCAGAACCTGATGTCTGTAAGTAAAGATATTGGGTATGTACGAAGCAAATGGGTAATGGAAGCCGTAGCTGATTTAGCGGCTAAAGAAGGGCTTCCGTTAATCACCTATCGTTTGGGATATGCAATGTGCCACAGCGAAACAGGAGCAAGTGCATCCTATCAATGGTGGTCAGGATTAGTGAAAAATTGTATAGAGTTCCAGTCTTATCCTGCTTTAACAGAGCTTAGAGAAGGACTCATCACGGTAGATTATATGACCAAAGCAATGGCTCACATCACAAAGAATAAAGAAGCGATAGGCAAGAAGTTCAACTTAATTGCCCGGCCGGAAACAAATCTTACGCTGGAAGATTTCTTCGGATTGATGAAACAGTATTATCCGTTTACACTGAAAGGTCTTCCTTACAAAGAATGGCGAAAACAGTGGGAGGATGACAGTAAAAACCGTTTGTACCCACTAACAAGCCTTTTCAGGGACAATATGCATGAGGGCTTATCAACAGTAGAGCTTTATCAGAATACCTATATATGGGATTGTTCCAATGTGATCCGATTTCTGGAAGGTTCCGGAATTCAGGAGTCGGTATTTGATAAAAAAATACTGGATTCCTATTTAAAATACCTGGGAATTCCGGTCGAATAATATTACTGATATTAAAATTCCAGGCAGCTGTGCCTGGAATTTTTAATTGTATGATCTTTTAAGCCTGAAAATTAATTCACGGTTACTTTAATCACATTCTGAACAGCGGGAACAGGATAGTGGGTTCCTACTTTTGAAATAATCTTATTTTCACTCTGTGGAGTGCCGCCGAATAATGCCTGATGATTTCCGGCTCCCGGATATTGGTCAATACCTGTTCCGGAATCGAATAATGCAGTTTTTGAACTGATGTCTCCCTTGGTATTGGCATCAATGCTCTGTTCATTGGCATAAAACCAGTCATTGGAAAACCCGAACATGGTTACATAAGCTATTTTGTCCCCTGGTTCAGCATTAAAGCTTGTTGTTACTTTGCTTCCCGGTGCTACAGGAGCGTTCCCGGCAACATATATACCTCTCACGGCAGAGAGAGATTTAAGGCTGTTTTGAAGCTTGCTTACATTTCCAAACTGTGCAATATCTTTCAATCCCATTCCGCTGTCCGTTTGACCTAATTCATAAATAGGATTTTTGTCACCACGGTAAACAACTACCAAAGCAGGAGAGAGGCCGGTCATAATCCCTGTGTTGGCATTCAGTTTCACCATCATTTTACTGATATTCCCCATTTGGGCAATATCTGTGATTTCCGGATTTGATAAAGCATTAGGAGTAAAAAAAGGAGCGTTGTTAAGCAACTGGGAGCCATTGTAGTTAGAAACTGCCCATACTCCCGGAGAAAAAGGAGTTTCATTAGCCGTTCCGCCAGATGTATTGGTAATGGTGAGCGTAAATTCTGAGGTTACATCATTGTAAGCAAGATTAAGCTTCATAAGCTGTGAAGCATTTACGTTAGGAACCTGCATAATAGGCTTGCTTTCTGCCTGTCCTGTTGTATCATCTTTCGTTCCGTTATCCCATAATCGGACACTTGAAGAAACATCTCCGGTGATAGCATTTCCGTTGGCATCAAACAGTTTGATACCTGGCTGCTGGGAAGCAAAAAACCAGTCTTTTGAAGCCCCGTACATGGTGGCAAACATTAAAGCCTGTGTTTTTCCTGCACTGAATGTAACAGAGACAGACTGTCCGGGCAGAATAATAGGAGGCGTTCCTGTTCCCTGAAAACTTCCGCTTTCTACAAAATCTTTAGGAGTTACCACATTTTCAAAAGTGATAGTTTTTTGAAAAGGCATTTCTGTCATCGTGTCATTATCCGAATCACTGCACGAAGAAAGAGTAAATGCAGCTAGAGTAGCTGCCGCTAAAACCGATGTTCTAAAAATAAACTTGTTCATAAAAGTAATTTTTTATAGTTATAAATGATATTTGTAACTATAGTCGGCTACTTTTTAAGAACCTGACAAAAAATATTTTCTTTATTCAATTTTTTTGAATGTACGGCTTTCGGGTTTGAAAACAGAATGATTTATATCCCCTTTTTCCCATCTAAAATCATCTGAATCATTTTTATCTTTCTGTTTTCTCTTGTTTCAGGTTTTTTAGCCTCTTCTATCCAGCGGATATATTCCTTTTTGTGGGTATAACTCATTTTGTCGAATAACGTCTTTGCTTCAGGATTTTCATTAAAAACAGAGACAATATCATCTGCAATTTCAACCACTCTTTCTTCTTTATCTTCCATAAGAGCAACAGAAACCTCATCTCCGAAAGTTTTACCAAGCTGTTTTCTGACTTCCTGCGTCAGACCTAAAATATGGCAATCGGATTTCATTTTGGCCAAGCTTCCGCGGTATTCAACTTTATTATCAAACAAGACTTTAACCTTTACCTGTCCTTTTTTATTAAACAATTCTTCCGTAGAAAACGGAAATTCTACAAACGCAGCATCCATTTCTCCGTTTTGCTGAATAATAGCTGTGAATTCAATAGGTTTAGGATTCATGATAAAATATTTTAATAGTCAAAAATAAAAAAACCGTGAAAGTAATTTCACGGTTTTTAAAAATATATCAGATAAGATTATTTTTTAGTTTTCTTAGGCATTGTTGTTGTCCCTGAGTTTTTAGTTTTTGTATCAGCAGGAGTGTTTTCTCCTCTTACAAGTTTCAACTCATCAATTAATCTTCTTGCTCCTGCAAACTTATCAATTGTCCAAAGAACGAAACGAACGTCTACGTTGATTGTTTTCTGCCATTCAGGTTCGAAAACGATATCACCGCTTAATGCTTCACTGTTTCCGTCGAAAGCGATACCGATAAGGTTTCCGTCACCATCAATTACCGGGGAACCGGAGTTTCCACCTGTAATATCGTTGTTAGAAAGGAAGTTTACAGGCATATACCCTGCAGCATCAGCATACTGTCCGAAATCTTTAAGGTTATAAAGATCGATTACTCTTTGAGGAAGATCAAACTCTTCATCACCTTTCTTGTATTTTCCAACAAGACCAGTCATATCTGTATAGTAGTTATCAGTAATCCCGAAATAGTTTCTGTCATTTCTGATAGGTAACTTATCTACTGTACCGTAAGTTAATCTCATTGTAGAGTTGGCATCCGGATAGAACTTTTTCTCAGGCATAGCTTTCATTAAACCAGCTAAGAACAGACGGTTGTTTTTTGCAAAGTTGTCATCTATTTTAACGAATCTTTCTGTACTTATCTTTTGATCAGCAACAATTCCGTTAGCTGCTTTCCAAAGCGGATCAGCATCAAGCTTCAGTGCATCCGGATTCAATAAGAAATTCGTAGCAGAAGTTTTATTAGCGAAGATTGAAGAATATGCCAGATTAGAAACAGTCTTGGCATCCAATCCTAAAATAGTAGCAGAAGCAACGTCCGGGTTTTTAACTCTTGCCTGGTAAAGGCTGGTCATAGCAGCAAGCATTTCTCCTTCCAAAGCTGGATTGAAGTTTTCATAAGCCGCTTTTATTGCCGCTTCAGTTTTAGCTTTCATTGCTAATCTTCCCTGCATATCCTGAGCAGCATACGCTTTAAGAACAGATCCTACCTGAGCCGCAAGGGTAATATATTTGGCATTTCTTGTAAACTGAGTAGCATAGTTTCTTTCAACATTTCTGTCAGAAACTTGTTTGTAGTAGATAGCGATATCTTCTAAAACTCCGTTATACTCATCATTTCCTGGCATTGCAGCCCATCTGTTGTACGTTTCCTCAATTTTTTGCTTGTCAGAAATAGTTCCGTTTTTCTCTACAGCGTCAATAGTTCCTTGTCTGTTTTTCCAGTAGTTAGCTACTGAAGCATATTGAGAAGCATAGTTAAGTTGAGTTGCCTTATCCTTATCCATGTACTTTTTCATGACATCCATAGCCAATTTAGAAGCTTCAACCCAAGCCGGATAATCTTTGGTTACCATCTGCTGAATTCCGTAAGAAGTAAGGTAACGGTTTGTTCTTCCAGGGTATCCTAAGATCATTGAGAAATCACCAGGCTTAATTCCTTTAAGAGAAACCGGAAGGAAATGCTTAGGCTTCAGTGGAGTATTGCTTGGAGAATATTCAGCAGGGTTTCCTGCAGCATCAGCGTACACTCTGAAAACCGTAAAGTCCGCAGTATGTCTTGGCCATTCCCAGTTGTCTGTATCTCCTCCGAATTTTCCTAATGATGAAGGTGGAGCGCCTACCAATCTGATATCTTTATAATCCTGGTACACGAAATAGTAGAATTCATTTCCGTTGAAGAAATCTTTTACTACTACAGTATATTTTCCGTTTTCAGAGTTTTCTGTCTGGATGGCTTTAGTCTCAGCATCAATAACAGCTTTTCTCTCTGCTCCGGTCATATTGTTGTTTAGCTTGGATGTGATTCTTTTGGTAGCATCATCCATTCTTACTAAAAATCTTACATAAAGATCCTTTGCATTGAATTCGTCTTTCTGTTTCATTGCCCAGAAACCGTTCTTCAGATAATCTTTTTCCGGTGTGGAAGCCGCAGCAACAGCACCGTAACCACAGTGGTGGTTGGTGAATATAAGTCCTTTATCAGAAACAATCTCTCCTGTACAGAAACCACCGAAACTTACGATCGCATCTTTTAAGCTTGAATTGTTCACTGAATAAATTTCTTCAGGCGTAAGATGCAGACCCTCTTTTTGCATATCAACACCGTTAAGTCTTTTGATGAGCATTAGCAGCCACATCCCCTCATCCGCCCTCATCTGAGCAAAGCCCAGTAAGAAAGTGAATAGTAGAAATAGTCTTTTCATTTTATAAAATAATTTTTGTGTCGCTAATTTACTAATTTTTACGAGATTCTGTCCCGGAATGGTACGAAAATGGGATGATAGTCCGCATGAAAAAGATACTATTACCACTTTTTGCAGTTTTAATTTTAGGAGTTGTTTTGAATTGCTCTGCAATACCGGATAAAAACCCATCTCTCCAAAGGCAGTGGATGTTGATTTCTTTAGATGGTTTTTCAAAAGATCAGCTTATTGCCCACAAAGCAGAAATGAATCTTACGGCTGCTATTGTTGATGGTAAAATTCAGGGGAGTGCCTATATGGGATGTAATCAGATGTCTTTTATATCTGAATTTAAAAAAGGAGGAAAGGTAAAGATTTCAAAAGGAGTCAGTACGATGAAAGCCTGCCAGGATATGGATCTTGAAACATCTTTTCAGAAAAAAATTGAAACCATGACCAGGTATTCTGTCGAAGGACATTTCCTTACTCTGTCCGATGATCACGGTCATACAATGAAATTTGTAGCTGCTGATTGGGATTAATAGCCAGGCATTAATATAAAAAGTCCGCTCTTTGGCGGACTTCTTTGTTTGAAAAATCTAGTTTGGTTATCAGCTTTTTTGCGGTTATTAGCTTTGAGAGTTATTAGTTTTTAGGGATAGTTTTCTTTATTTCTTCCAGAGTTGCTGTGTTGGGCAGCCTGGTAACAGTCGCTTTTGTGTTCCTAGAATTTATATTGTGATATGCCTGTCTGTTGGGAATTGTTTTTTTGATGTCTTCAAGACTTGCCGTATTGGGAAGAAGATTTCCCGAATTACCGGAAGAAGCTTTGGGTTTGGAATCCTGTTTTTTAACAGCAAGACCATGATCAGAAGGGAGTCCGGTATTTACACTAGTTTTTTCATTATTTTCTTTAGCTTCCTGCATGAGTTTAGCCTGCTGTTCCTGTGCCTGCTTTACAACCAGTGTCTGATCTTCTTCTTTAGGAGCGACCTTTTTATTTTCCTGAGCATAGATAATGGTGCTTAAAAATAATAACGGGATAATATATGCTATTTTCATGACGGTTTATTTTATGTTGACTAATACTTGAATTTTTCCGATCTCTTTCTGGTCATAATCCTGAAGCGCTTTTCCGATGACTTGTCCTATTTTTACCTTTTTAATACTGGCTTTCATTGCAACACCTGGCTTAGATGAAGTTACCAATAAGTCACCTCTTTTTATTTTTCCGTTCTCAAGACATACCTTGGTAGGAATGACACCAATGACTCCCATGGGAGCTTTATTGGAAATATCAGTTTCAATATTTTCCTCTGTGAGAAGTACACCAGGTTTTGTGGCATACACTCCGGCAACAAGATTTGAATAGGGAGTTGAAGACTTTTCAACGGTTCTGTCTGCGCTGGTTGAGATTACAAGAATATCTCCGGGTTCATACTGAGAAATGTTTCCGTTTACATCAAATGCTTCAGCAACGTCGGCACCACTGTTTTGTGTACCTCCGTTAAAAAATCCCTGCCCGGCAGAATTGATTCTGGCCACATTCACTGTACCTGGATTTCCAGATTTAAATACCGCAATAGATCCGTTGCTATGGGTTTCTACTGTAAGAGGCGGGTTTGTATTGGCCGTATTAAAATTAACAAATCTTGCAGCCCGGCCATTACCGAAATTAGGTACCCATGCAAAAATGGCATTTCCTGTTCCGTCTGCCGTAGTTTCCACTCCGTCTCCGCTATTTGAGGCATTGGCGGTGATACCATTACCGTTACCATCTGCAATGGCAATCAGTGCAGGGCCATTTCCGGCAGGATTGGAAGCGTGGAATAACCCTGCATATCCTCCGGTTCCGGAAGATACTCCATAAATTCCTGCTGTACCGAAATTGGCAAACTGTGAATTGACTTCACCTCTTACCGCAGCCGAAGTTCCGGTCACTTTATCTACCTTAAAGTTCCCTGCTATACCGTTTCCCACTGTCTTCACTGTTATGACATCGCTTGTATTAGCGTCGTTGAAAATTTCAAATCTTCCGGCACGTCCTGTAGAAAAAGAAGGAACCCATGCATAGAGGGCATTTCCGGCTCCATCAATATTGGTCTCGACTCCATTTCCGTCTTTACCCGCATTGGCAGTGATCGCATTTCTGTTCCCGTCTGTAAGCGCAATTAATGAAGCTCCGTTTCCGGCAGGGTTTGATGCATAAAATAAACCTGCACGTCCCCCGGTACCTGAAGAAACTCCAAAAATAGCGGCCGCCCCGAAATTCCCGAAAATAGTATTGACTTCCCCTCTTACCGCTGCTCCCACACTATTGGTATTATTGAGTATAAAAGAAGCAGCATTACCTTTGGTATTATCAGGGATGTTTCCATTTCCGTTAGATGTCACTTCAAAAGTATTGGCATCAATATTTGTATTGTTGAAATTTTCAAATCTTCCGGCACGTCCGGTACTGTTGTTTATTCCTACCTGTCCGTAAACACCGATACCGGTTCCGGATGTGCTGGTGGCAACAAAACCTCTCACACCATATCCGCCTCCGTCATTTCTTCCCACAACGGCTCCGGCAATGTCACTGGTAGTTCTACCCACTATTGCTTCGCCTCCTCCGTTGTTATCACCTACGACACCGGCAGAAGTCTGTGCAGAAGTTATTCCGTGCAGTCCGAATCCTGCTCCTGTAGAGCTTCTTACTCCGGCTCCGTTTCCTGAAGTGGTAACATTTATAACCGTACCATTCCCTACACTGGATGCACTGAGGGCAACATTATTATTTGCATTGTTGAAAATTGAAATGCTTGCAGGAATTCCGTTATTACTGGTAGCAGTAAGACCGGTTCCTGTATTACTGTTGGCATAAACCCCGGTTCCGTTGGCGCTGGCATTACCATATACTCCTAAACCATTTGGAGTAACACCATATACACCCCAGCCGCTTCCGGCCTGGCTTCCATAAACTCCTATGCCTAATCCTCCGGTACCGTTATTGATTCCACGAACAGCTGAAGAAAAACCCCCAGGTGCTGTATTGGTAACAACACCTCGTACTGCTGCAATATTGGAAGTTGTAGTACTATTATTGCCTTCCAGAGATGTTCCGTCACCATCATTGGTTAATGAAAATAAAGTTGAGGCATTATTGACGGTATTGGTATAGGGGATTGTGAAGCTTCCTCCTCCTCCACCGGCAGATTTGGCATACATGGCATAAGGAACACTCAGTAACTGGCTGGTTCCTGATATGGTATAATTGGTTCCTCCGGCAGGATCTGTTTCTGTTTTTAAATAATAGCTTCCCGCAGGCCAGTCAATAGTAGAGAATGTTCCGGTAAGTACAGTTCCCGTTCCTATTTCAAGACTGATAAGCCCGTTAGCATTGGTGTTTCCGGTAAGTCTTTCAGAGTAAACTGCGGCTCCGGCAGGTGATCCCTGTAAAATACTTACTTTCACAGCAACAGCCTGGTTGGCTAAAAGTTGTCCGGAACCATTTCTCATGACAGCCTGGTAGCTCATTTTTTCCGGAGCCTGAGACAGTCCCATGAAGAAACCGGTCAGGATCCAGAACAGTGATAATATTTTTTTCATGGCGTTTTATTTTTTAATGACTTTGAAAGTTTTAATATTTTCTCCATTTTGCGTAATCCTGATGATGTACATAGCGGAAGACAGTGAGGAGAAATTAAGCTCAGATTTTGATTGTGAAATCTTGTCTTTTTTTACCAGTTTTCCCTGGCCATCGAAGAGCTGATATTCTGATCCTTTAAAATTATTTGAGGTGAAATCCAGATACAGATAATCCCTGAAAGGATTAGGGTATAGCAAAATGCCAGACAATTCAGAAGGATTTTCAATAGTGGTAAGGGTGATGATTTCGTAAGGCTGTTGAACGCCTTCCAGTACTTGCCCTGTTCCTTTTTCCAGATAGGCCGTCTGGCCTACGCTGTAAGAAACAAAACCATTAGCTGCTGATGCATCCAATCCGGTTGCCAACACTGCAGATTGAGCGTGCAGTATGGGGATGGAAAAGACAGACAGAATAATACAGTAAATAGATATTCTTTCCATGGATAACAGTTTTTGGTGATTAATGTGTTTTCTGAGGGGAATTTGGGAAGACTAAATTAGTACCTATCTCAATCATATGACAGGAAAATAGACCAACGGCAGAAATAATCGACCAATGGCATTTTTATGAATGAACGCTGGGTTTTTGTATAAACTTTTAAGGATTGAAAAAGGAGAGATTATCCTTGTAGGTTCGGCCGATAGGTAGTTTTATTTGATGGGTAAGTTCTATTTCATGACAGCTTTTACCACGGATAAGATGGCGGGGGACGGCATAGCTTCTGTGGATTCTGACAAAGGAATCAAAACAGTTTTTTTGCAGAAGGTTTCCCAGGGAATTTAAGATACAGTGTTTTTTTTCAAGAGTAATGATCCTTGTATAATCTTTCAGAGCTTCCAGGTACAGGATATCTTTCATTTTAATCTGGAAAATATGTCCACCTTCTTTTATTTTAATGCAGTTTTCACCTATCATGGCATCATAGCAGGCGCATTTTTCCTTTACTTCAAAAAAATCAAAAAGCTTCTCCATAGAGTAATGAAAGCGTTCTGCCGTAAGGGGTTTGGTAATAAAATCTAAAGTATTGATTTCAAAGGCGCCCGCTGCCAGCTCAGGATGAGAGCTTACGAAAATACACGCGGGGATCTTGTGAGCCAGTTTTCTGAATTCTAGTCCGTTCATGCCGCCTAAATTGGTTTCGGTAATGAGAAAATCAATAGGGAGGTCAAGATAAGGAATAGCCTTTTCTGCAGAGTCAAAAGAGGCAACAACTTCAATATTCTGATATTGCCTGATATAATGCTGAAGAACCAGCCTGTCCAGTTCATCATCATCAATAATCATACATCTGATATGCGTAATCATGATATTCCGGAGATTAGTTTTTAATTTAAATGATTAAAAATCAGAAATTTATTATATAAAGTTATGGTTTTTTTATACATCTTCCATCAGCTAACTTAAATTTATATTAAAATATGTTATTAAATAAAAATTGATTTTGTTTTTTTTCTGAAAAATATTAACTTGTAAAAATCATAAACATAGACAGAACTTAATGCTAGAAAAGAAAGAACATAACTATGAGAAAGCGGTCCTGGTGGGTGTTATTACCCAGAATCAGGACGAAGAAAAACTGACGGAGTATTTAGATGAACTTGAGTTTTTAGCTTTCACAGCAGGAGCAACCGTACAAAAACGTTTTACCCAAAAACTGACTCAGCCTGACTCCAAAACCTTTATCGGAAGCGGAAAAGCCATTGAGATAAAAGAATACGTAAAAGAAAACGAGATAGGAACAGTCATTTTCGATGATGAACTTTCACCTTCACAGCTTAAAAACCTTGAAAGAGAAATGGAAGTTAAAATCCTTGATCGTACCAACCTTATTCTTGATATTT belongs to Chryseobacterium gleum and includes:
- a CDS encoding spondin domain-containing protein; the protein is MNKFIFRTSVLAAATLAAFTLSSCSDSDNDTMTEMPFQKTITFENVVTPKDFVESGSFQGTGTPPIILPGQSVSVTFSAGKTQALMFATMYGASKDWFFASQQPGIKLFDANGNAITGDVSSSVRLWDNGTKDDTTGQAESKPIMQVPNVNASQLMKLNLAYNDVTSEFTLTITNTSGGTANETPFSPGVWAVSNYNGSQLLNNAPFFTPNALSNPEITDIAQMGNISKMMVKLNANTGIMTGLSPALVVVYRGDKNPIYELGQTDSGMGLKDIAQFGNVSKLQNSLKSLSAVRGIYVAGNAPVAPGSKVTTSFNAEPGDKIAYVTMFGFSNDWFYANEQSIDANTKGDISSKTALFDSGTGIDQYPGAGNHQALFGGTPQSENKIISKVGTHYPVPAVQNVIKVTVN
- a CDS encoding YdeI/OmpD-associated family protein; the protein is MNPKPIEFTAIIQQNGEMDAAFVEFPFSTEELFNKKGQVKVKVLFDNKVEYRGSLAKMKSDCHILGLTQEVRKQLGKTFGDEVSVALMEDKEERVVEIADDIVSVFNENPEAKTLFDKMSYTHKKEYIRWIEEAKKPETRENRKIKMIQMILDGKKGI
- a CDS encoding S46 family peptidase, whose product is MKRLFLLFTFLLGFAQMRADEGMWLLMLIKRLNGVDMQKEGLHLTPEEIYSVNNSSLKDAIVSFGGFCTGEIVSDKGLIFTNHHCGYGAVAAASTPEKDYLKNGFWAMKQKDEFNAKDLYVRFLVRMDDATKRITSKLNNNMTGAERKAVIDAETKAIQTENSENGKYTVVVKDFFNGNEFYYFVYQDYKDIRLVGAPPSSLGKFGGDTDNWEWPRHTADFTVFRVYADAAGNPAEYSPSNTPLKPKHFLPVSLKGIKPGDFSMILGYPGRTNRYLTSYGIQQMVTKDYPAWVEASKLAMDVMKKYMDKDKATQLNYASQYASVANYWKNRQGTIDAVEKNGTISDKQKIEETYNRWAAMPGNDEYNGVLEDIAIYYKQVSDRNVERNYATQFTRNAKYITLAAQVGSVLKAYAAQDMQGRLAMKAKTEAAIKAAYENFNPALEGEMLAAMTSLYQARVKNPDVASATILGLDAKTVSNLAYSSIFANKTSATNFLLNPDALKLDADPLWKAANGIVADQKISTERFVKIDDNFAKNNRLFLAGLMKAMPEKKFYPDANSTMRLTYGTVDKLPIRNDRNYFGITDNYYTDMTGLVGKYKKGDEEFDLPQRVIDLYNLKDFGQYADAAGYMPVNFLSNNDITGGNSGSPVIDGDGNLIGIAFDGNSEALSGDIVFEPEWQKTINVDVRFVLWTIDKFAGARRLIDELKLVRGENTPADTKTKNSGTTTMPKKTKK
- a CDS encoding non-ribosomal peptide synthetase; its protein translation is MSNTIPSSEAQSIGSAVLLSSEDREKLLNGFNKTGWDYHHEETLESLFRKQAILHADKTAAVYQEQKITYRDLDQRSNQVANFLLKKGVKEGQYVPVWLDRSLEWIVAVLGVIKTGAAYVPIDPSYPAKRVEYILSDTSSDLIITNQSFKDLLSESGKEKVFDLTSMENLDHLPSHYPEIKIQQKDLAYTIYTSGSTGNPKGVMISHQAIQHLVTWHNHHFHVDHSSRLTLVAGLAFDISVWEVWSALTSGATVFIADNEDRTEAQALVDYYRKNHITHGFVPTVLAPSVVDLTRNYNDLKLKYLFTAGEKLKPVLTTELSYELIDYYGPTECTVYATFKKVKDINGKYVSSIGRPIANAKAYILGENMELLPVGAVGELCIGGTLLAEGYLNNEELTHSKFITNPFRETEKLYRTGDLARWKPDGEIEFLGRIDNQVKIRGFRIELGEIERSLIRQKEIKEAVVIGKETEGSTKYLIAFVVLKPDVTTDISSVRNALKEELPGYMIPAQIIFIDAIPLTANGKTDTNALKELADQEAKDVISSEPPTNETERIIVDVWSSALERPVINITDNFFDIGGNSLLVAAVAVTLQRKLDVKVYLRDIYQYPVLQQLSEVLIARSREMRDTVPAEDVEPYVELQNDVYLAPGTVFAGGFDPGQIENPGTIFLTGVTGFVGIHLLQELLDTTEADIYCLVRAQDEFAAMEKIGRCFKQYNIPYKEEQRPRIIPVIGDLALPSLGLSEEIFTRLAKQVDLIYHSGSSVNFIEPYSYMKAPNVEGLREIIKLAGAERTSCLALLSTISVYSWGHIFTGKTVMLESDDIEQNLMSVSKDIGYVRSKWVMEAVADLAAKEGLPLITYRLGYAMCHSETGASASYQWWSGLVKNCIEFQSYPALTELREGLITVDYMTKAMAHITKNKEAIGKKFNLIARPETNLTLEDFFGLMKQYYPFTLKGLPYKEWRKQWEDDSKNRLYPLTSLFRDNMHEGLSTVELYQNTYIWDCSNVIRFLEGSGIQESVFDKKILDSYLKYLGIPVE